One window of Quercus robur chromosome 5, dhQueRobu3.1, whole genome shotgun sequence genomic DNA carries:
- the LOC126729158 gene encoding aspartyl protease family protein At5g10770-like, which produces MGTIWFPVLYLLLATTSSLAELQETHLLQHKQASIRLDIYHDHGPATSHNLTSKHKTPIFFSDVLLRNEERVKALHSRLVNKSSSSSLVASKKAGVPTKLKSISIPLNPALSIGSGNYYVKIGLGTPTKYYTMILDTGSSFCWLQCRPCISCHTQVDLLFDPSKSKTYKTLSCYTSQCSSVKDATFNNPSCDAKSSNACEYTASYGDTSQSQGYLSQDLLTLAPFQTLPGFVYGCGKNNLGMFGTSDGIIGLARHQLSLLSQLSPKYGSAFSYCLPTVSPGRGGFLSIGKLSLAVPNISTAYKFTPMLSDSAAPNLYFLRLTAITVAGRRLEVSPASYRVPTVMDTGTIITRLPESVYTVLRKAFVNVMSKRYAQAPAYSILDTCFKGSLHNMPVVPEIQMIFRGAANLTLKTPNVLIDGVKGITCLAFASSGSTTNQIAIIGNHQQQTFSVAYDVSNSRIGFSAGGCR; this is translated from the exons ATGGGGACAATTTGGTTTCCAGTTTTGTATCTTCTGTTAGCAACAACATCTTCACTTGCTGAACTTCAAG aaactCATCTGTTGCAGCACAAGCAGGCTAGCATCCGCCTTGACATATATCATGATCATGGACCTGCTACCTCTCACAACCTCACATCCAAACATAAAACTCCTATATTCTTCTCTGATGTACTCTTACGCAATGAAGAACGTGTCAAGGCTCTCCATTCCAGACTAGTAAACAagtcctcctcctcttccttaGTAGCCTCAAAGAAAGcaggagtaccaacaaaattaaaatccattaGCATCCCATTGAATCCAGCTTTATCCATTGGCTCAGGCAATTACTATGTGAAAATAGGCCTTGGCACCCCCACCAAATATTATACCATGATTTTGGACACTGGAAGCTCCTTCTGTTGGCTCCAGTGCCGACCTTGTATTTCCTGTCACACACAAGTAGACCTTCTTTTTGATCCCTCCAAATCCAAGACATACAAAACCTTGTCATGTTACACTTCCCAATGCTCTTCAGTCAAGGATGCCACATTTAACAATCCCTCATGTGACGCTAAATCTTCTAATGCTTGTGAGTACACAGCAAGTTATGGCGATACTTCTCAATCACAAGGCTATTTAAGCCAAGATTTATTGACCTTAGCCCCATTTCAGACGCTGCCTGGTTTTGTATACGGTTGTGGAAAGAACAACCTAGGTATGTTTGGCACAAGTGATGGTATTATAGGCCTTGCTCGGCACCAGCTCTCCTTGTTGTCCCAGCTGTCCCCCAAATACGGCTCTGCCTTCTCCTACTGTCTCCCTACAGTTTCTCCAGGAAGGGGAGGTTTCTTGTCCATTGGAAAATTGTCTTTGGCCGTGCCTAATATTAGTACAGCCTACAAGTTCACCCCCATGCTTTCGGATTCTGCAGCCCCCAACTTATACTTCCTAAGGTTAACTGCTATAACTGTGGCAGGTAGGCGGCTGGAAGTGAGTCCTGCCAGCTACAGAGTCCCTACAGTCATGGATACTGGAACTATTATAACACGCTTGCCTGAGTCTGTGTATACAGTACTGAGAAAAGCCTTTGTGAATGTCATGTCCAAAAGATATGCACAAGCCCCAGCTTATTCCATACTTGATACTTGTTTCAAGGGGAGTCTGCACAACATGCCTGTAGTGCCTGAAATTCAAATGATATTTCGAGGGGCAGCTAATCTCACGCTTAAAACTCCCAATGTACTCATAGATGGTGTTAAGGGCATTACATGCCTGGCCTTTGCAAGCAGTGGGAGCACAACTAACCAAATTGCCATTATTGGAAATCATCAACAGCAGACTTTTAGTGTAGCCTATGATGTGTCCAATTCCAGAATTGGTTTTTCTGCTGGTGGCTGCCGTTGA
- the LOC126726823 gene encoding uncharacterized protein LOC126726823: MGCISSKVMSRSISFHEGKNQNLHRTSNDISALDKLIMSGNESDHSLALVCTANMVINTLQSWDFNSNTCPKPAIEPVNSEIDTSKLRASLDQGEVKQAQPAPEQVGSIDAHLTRRSKSCHWFEEHEFSSFALEISDGIREDKPYWSHKCRIRNRSFHTVEEYDSMLEKISSSVLQRGLDGKDHGSGTKDHLLGSKSSSNISHHAKDKETGLQETKQSSLHGNALVHENTMFKETETKEVTPSPNNHSLSSDQENQQVTPIPRAAQVGNNIEKGFKRKAMAKGLESLRIPPSIEFPTISSLREWLHAGDQVYSPGSYVTPKFGNYALPIRRSVDESSEDYIFNPELVTAFEQCMHELEAEEESILKQIVENLEKDCNEVKQAKE, encoded by the coding sequence ATGGGATGCATATCTTCGAAAGTCATGTCCAGATCAATCAGTTTTCATGAGGGGAAAAACCAGAACTTGCACAGGACATCCAATGACATTTCTGCGCTGGACAAACTAATCATGTCTGGTAATGAGAGTGACCATAGCCTTGCTCTTGTTTGCACTGCTAACATGGTAATCAACACACTCCAGTCTTGGGATTTCAATTCAAACACATGCCCCAAGCCAGCTATTGAACCTGTTAATTCTGAGATTGACACATCAAAGTTGAGGGCGAGTCTAGATCAAGGAGAGGTAAAACAAGCACAACCAGCACCAGAACAAGTGGGATCCATTGATGCTCATCTTACTAGGCGGTCTAAAAGTTGTCATTGGTTTGAAGAGCATGAGTTCTCCTCGTTTGCTCTTGAGATTTCTGATGGGATTAGAGAAGATAAACCTTATTGGAGTCACAAGTGTAGGATACGCAATAGGAGTTTCCACACAGTTGAGGAATATGACTCAATGTTAGAAAAGATATCGTCTAGTGTGCTGCAAAGAGGGCTTGATGGCAAGGATCATGGTTCAGGAACCAAGGATCATCTCCTTGGCTCCAAATCTTCATCAAATATCTCTCATCATGCCAAGGATAAAGAGACTGGTTTGCAGGAAACAAAGCAATCAAGCTTACATGGTAATGCTTTAGTACATGAGAACACTATGTTTAAAGAAACAGAAACCAAGGAGGTAACGCCAAGTCCTAACAACCACAGCTTAAGTTCAGATCAAGAAAACCAACAAGTGACACCAATTCCTCGTGCTGCTCAAGTTGGAAACAACATTGAGAAAGGATTTAAAAgaaaggccatggccaaggggCTAGAATCACTGAGAATTCCCCCTTCCATTGAATTCCCAACAATTTCAAGTCTTAGGGAATGGCTTCATGCTGGGGATCAAGTATACTCTCCTGGGTCCTATGtcaccccaaagtttggtaacTATGCTTTGCCAATTCGAAGGAGTGTAGATGAAAGCAGTGAGGACTACATCTTCAATCCAGAATTGGTAACTGCCTTTGAACAATGTATGCATGAACTTGAAGCAGAAGAAGAGAGCATTCTCAAGCAAATTGTGGAGAATTTGGAGAAAGACTGTAATGAAGTTAAGCAAGCCAAGGAATAG
- the LOC126728613 gene encoding glycerophosphodiester phosphodiesterase GDPD6-like: MTFSKINVNIDAVHLTGFLVVPVLILLTIAGCDGSPLPSKLDDVDKQPLQTSRPYNIAHRGSNGEFPEETAAAYMRAIEEGADFIETDILASKDGVLICSHDVTLDLDNRTNIANFSQFADRKRTYEVQGVNMTRWFVGKFPIITFKEYISIALDAKRVVGIYPEIKNPVFINKHIVILYLPYISSKNYRSNGQMGKKFEDKFVETLMKFAYKGSYMSKEWLKQPAFVQSFAPTSLTYIANLTDLPKIFLIDDVTVLTEDTNQTYYDITSDSYLDFMKNYVVGIGPWKDTIITTKNNYLNEVTDLVAKAHARGLQAHIFSWCMMSKICEHSQ, from the exons ATGACTTTTAGCAAAATTAATGTGAACATTGATGCTGTGCACTTGACAGGCTTTCTAGTTGTACCTGTTCTAATTCTGCTAACTATTGCGGGATGTGATGGAAGTCCACTTCCAAGTAAATTAGATGATGTTGATAAACAGCCCCTACAAACATCTAGGCCATATAACATTGCTCATCGAGGTTCAAATGGGGAGTTTCCTGAAGAAACTGCTGCTGCATACATG AGAGCTATTGAAGAGGGGGCAGATTTCATAGAAACAGACATTCTTGCCAGTAAAGATGGAGTGCTGATATGCTCTCATGAtgtaacacttgatcttgataaTAGAACAAATATTGCAAACTTTAGTCAGTTTGCTGATCGAAAAAGAACCTATGAGGTCCAAGGTGTGAACATGACTAGGTGGTTCGTAG GGAAGTTTCCAATTATCACCTTCAAAGAATACATATCAATCGCACTGGATGCAAAAAGAGTTGTTGGAATATATCCAGAGATAAAGAATCCTGTTTTTATCAATAAACAT ATAGTGATCTTGTATCTCccttatatttcatcaaaaaactACAGGTCAAATGGTCAGATGGGGAAGAAGTTTGAAGATAAGTTTGTGGAGACACTGATGAAATTTGCATACAAAGGTTCATATATGTCAAAAGAATGGCTAAAGCAACCTGCCTTTGTCCAGTCCTTTGCTCCAACTTCACTCACATATATTGCAAACCTCACTGACTTgcccaaaattttcttaattgatGATGTGACGGTACTAACAGAAGATACCAATCAG ACATACTATGATATTACTTCAGATAGCTATCTTGATTTCATGAAGAACTATGTGGTTGGGATTGGACCTTGGAAGGATACAATTATTACtacaaaaaacaattatttgaaTGAAGTTACAGATCTTGTTGCCAAAGCACATGCTCGTGGCCTACAGGCGCATATATTTTCTTGGTGCATGATGTCTAAGATTTGTGAGCATTCACAGTAA